The following coding sequences lie in one Klebsiella huaxiensis genomic window:
- the gpmA gene encoding 2,3-diphosphoglycerate-dependent phosphoglycerate mutase gives MAVTKLVLVRHGESQWNNENRFTGWYDVDLSEKGVGEAKAAGKLLKEEGFSFDFAYTSVLKRAIHTLWNVLDELDQAWLPVEKSWKLNERHYGALQGLNKAETAEKYGDEQVKQWRRGFAVTPPELTKDDERYPGHDPRYAKLTDAELPTTESLALTIDRVVPYWNETILPRLKSGERVIIAAHGNSLRALVKYLDNMGEAEILELNIPTGVPLVYEFDENFKPIKHYYLGNADEIAAKAAAVANQGKAK, from the coding sequence ATGGCTGTAACTAAGCTGGTACTCGTTCGTCACGGCGAAAGCCAATGGAACAACGAAAACCGTTTCACCGGTTGGTATGACGTTGACCTGTCTGAAAAAGGCGTTGGTGAAGCAAAAGCAGCCGGTAAGCTGCTGAAAGAAGAAGGCTTCAGCTTCGATTTTGCTTATACCTCTGTGCTGAAACGTGCCATCCACACCCTGTGGAACGTACTGGACGAACTGGATCAGGCCTGGCTGCCGGTTGAGAAATCCTGGAAACTGAACGAGCGTCATTACGGTGCGCTGCAGGGTCTGAACAAAGCAGAAACCGCTGAAAAATACGGTGACGAGCAGGTTAAGCAGTGGCGTCGTGGCTTTGCGGTAACACCGCCGGAGCTGACCAAAGACGATGAGCGCTATCCGGGGCACGATCCGCGTTACGCAAAACTGACCGATGCAGAACTGCCAACCACCGAAAGCCTGGCGCTGACTATCGACCGCGTTGTGCCTTACTGGAACGAAACCATTCTGCCGCGTCTGAAAAGCGGTGAGCGCGTGATTATCGCCGCTCACGGCAACTCCCTGCGTGCGCTGGTGAAGTACCTCGACAACATGGGCGAAGCAGAAATTCTCGAGCTGAACATTCCAACCGGCGTGCCGCTGGTGTATGAATTCGACGAAAACTTCAAACCTATCAAACACTACTATCTGGGCAATGCCGACGAGATCGCCGCGAAAGCCGCAGCCGTTGCAAACCAGGGTAAAGCGAAGTAA
- a CDS encoding YbgS-like family protein → MKTNKLTRLLLAATLSLASGAVLAADTGTQSNNGQANSAADAGQVAPDARENVAPNNVDGNINTGSSNTGGTMLHPDGSNMNHDGMSSDEVHKNSMCKDGRCPDTDKKVGQDDASKTDGTTQ, encoded by the coding sequence ATGAAAACGAACAAACTCACCCGTCTTCTCCTCGCAGCAACCCTGAGCCTGGCCAGCGGCGCGGTTCTTGCCGCCGATACTGGCACGCAATCTAATAACGGGCAGGCCAACTCGGCAGCCGATGCCGGACAGGTCGCACCTGACGCACGCGAGAACGTCGCGCCTAACAATGTGGACGGCAACATTAATACTGGTTCCAGCAATACCGGCGGTACAATGCTCCACCCCGATGGCTCAAACATGAACCATGACGGCATGTCGAGCGATGAAGTGCATAAAAACTCGATGTGTAAAGATGGGCGTTGCCCGGATACCGATAAAAAAGTCGGCCAGGATGATGCCAGTAAAACTGACGGCACCACCCAGTAA
- the aroG gene encoding 3-deoxy-7-phosphoheptulonate synthase AroG: MNYQNDDLRIKEINELLPPVALLEKFPATENAANTVAHARKAIHQILKGNDDRLLVVIGPCSIHDPAAAKEYAERLLKLREELKGELEIVMRVYFEKPRTTVGWKGLINDPHMDNSFRINDGLRIARKLLLDINDSGLPAAGEFLDMITPQYLADLMSWGAIGARTTESQVHRELSSGLSCPVGFKNGTDGTIKVAIDAINAAGAPHCFLSVTKWGHSAIVNTSGNSDCHIILRGGKEPNYSAQHVAEVKVGLAKAGLPAQIMIDFSHANSSKQFKKQMDVGVDVCQQVAGGEQSIMGVMIESHLVEGNQNLDSGEPLTYGKSITDACIGWEDTDTLLRQLADAVKARRG, encoded by the coding sequence ATGAATTATCAGAACGACGATTTACGCATTAAAGAGATCAACGAATTATTACCTCCCGTTGCGCTCCTGGAAAAATTCCCTGCTACCGAAAATGCTGCGAATACTGTCGCGCATGCTCGCAAAGCAATCCATCAGATCCTGAAAGGCAATGACGATCGCCTGTTGGTGGTGATTGGTCCATGTTCCATTCACGATCCGGCGGCGGCAAAAGAGTACGCTGAACGTCTGCTTAAGCTTCGTGAAGAGCTGAAGGGTGAGCTGGAGATTGTGATGCGCGTTTATTTTGAAAAACCGCGTACCACCGTGGGCTGGAAAGGGCTTATCAACGATCCGCATATGGATAACAGCTTCCGCATCAACGATGGCCTGCGAATTGCGCGTAAGCTGCTGCTGGATATCAACGACAGCGGGCTGCCTGCTGCCGGGGAATTCCTTGATATGATCACCCCGCAGTATCTTGCCGATCTGATGAGCTGGGGAGCGATTGGCGCGCGTACCACTGAGTCACAGGTGCATCGCGAGCTCTCTTCTGGCCTCTCTTGCCCGGTGGGCTTTAAAAACGGCACCGACGGAACGATTAAAGTCGCAATTGATGCGATTAATGCTGCCGGTGCGCCGCACTGCTTCCTGTCGGTGACCAAATGGGGTCATTCGGCGATTGTGAACACCAGCGGTAACAGCGATTGCCATATCATCCTGCGCGGCGGTAAAGAGCCGAACTATAGCGCGCAGCACGTCGCTGAAGTGAAAGTTGGGCTGGCGAAAGCGGGTCTTCCTGCTCAGATCATGATCGATTTCAGCCATGCCAACTCCAGCAAGCAGTTTAAAAAGCAGATGGATGTCGGCGTGGACGTGTGTCAGCAGGTTGCTGGTGGCGAACAGTCGATTATGGGCGTGATGATTGAGAGCCACCTGGTGGAAGGTAATCAGAACCTTGACAGCGGCGAGCCGCTGACCTACGGCAAAAGTATTACCGATGCCTGCATTGGCTGGGAAGACACCGACACGCTGCTTCGTCAACTGGCGGATGCGGTGAAAGCGCGTCGCGGCTAA
- the galM gene encoding galactose-1-epimerase — MLNQTTELAPDGQPWNILTLRNDAGMTVTVMDWGATLLSAQVTLADGSVREALLGCATPGDYTRQAAYLGASVGRYANRIANSRFTLDGCTINLTPSNEAGHQLHGGPDGFDKRRWQIVSADARHVLFSLSSNDGDQGFPGNLTATAHYRLTDDNRISIEYRATVDQPCPVNLTNHVYFNLDGVQSDVRNHRLQIFADVYLPVESDGIPGGDLQNVTLTSFDFRTPKVLADDFLRDEDQQKVKGYDHAFLLQALGDASSPAAHVWSQDEKLQMTVYTSAPALQFYSGNYLGGTPSRTAQPYDDWQGLALESEFLPDSPNHPEWPQPDCVLRPGEEYVSLTEYQFIAK, encoded by the coding sequence ATGCTAAATCAAACAACGGAGCTGGCGCCGGACGGCCAGCCGTGGAATATCCTCACCCTGCGTAACGACGCGGGGATGACGGTGACCGTCATGGATTGGGGCGCCACGCTGCTCTCCGCGCAGGTGACGCTGGCTGACGGCAGCGTGCGCGAAGCGCTGCTCGGCTGCGCGACTCCTGGCGACTATACGCGCCAGGCCGCCTATCTCGGTGCTTCCGTCGGTCGTTACGCTAACCGCATCGCTAACAGCCGCTTTACGCTGGATGGTTGTACCATCAATCTGACCCCGTCCAACGAAGCGGGCCATCAGTTGCACGGCGGGCCAGATGGTTTTGATAAGCGCCGCTGGCAGATTGTCAGCGCTGATGCTCGTCACGTGCTGTTTTCACTCTCGTCTAACGATGGCGATCAGGGATTCCCCGGCAATCTGACGGCAACGGCGCACTATCGCCTGACCGACGATAATCGGATCTCCATCGAATATCGCGCCACCGTTGACCAACCCTGTCCGGTGAATTTGACCAACCATGTCTATTTCAACCTCGATGGCGTGCAGAGTGACGTGCGCAACCACAGGCTGCAAATTTTCGCTGATGTTTATTTGCCGGTAGAGAGCGATGGCATTCCGGGGGGCGATCTGCAAAACGTCACCCTCACCAGCTTCGATTTCCGCACGCCGAAGGTGCTGGCAGATGATTTCTTGCGCGACGAAGACCAGCAAAAAGTGAAAGGCTACGACCACGCGTTCCTGCTTCAGGCGCTGGGCGATGCCAGCAGCCCGGCGGCTCACGTCTGGTCGCAGGATGAAAAACTGCAGATGACGGTCTATACCTCCGCTCCGGCCCTGCAATTCTACTCCGGCAACTATCTGGGCGGCACGCCGTCGCGTACGGCGCAACCGTACGATGACTGGCAAGGTCTGGCGCTGGAAAGCGAGTTCCTGCCAGATTCGCCGAACCATCCGGAATGGCCGCAGCCGGATTGCGTTCTACGCCCCGGCGAAGAGTACGTCAGCCTGACGGAATATCAGTTTATTGCGAAATAA
- the pnuC gene encoding nicotinamide riboside transporter PnuC: MDFFSTQNILVHIPIGAGGYDLSWIEAVGTVAGLLCIWLASLEKISNYAFGLINVTLFAIIFFQIQLYASLLLQVFFFVANVYGWYAWSRQTSDNQAELQIRWLPLPKALGWLSACVVAIGLMTVFINPVFAFLTRIAVALMQTLGLQVAMPELQPDAFPFWDSCMMVLSIAAMILMTRKYVENWLLWVIINVISVVIFALQGVYAMSLEYLLLTFIALNGSRMWINSARERGSHAFSR, translated from the coding sequence ATGGATTTTTTTAGTACGCAGAACATATTAGTGCACATACCCATTGGCGCCGGGGGATATGACTTATCGTGGATTGAAGCAGTTGGCACCGTTGCAGGCCTGCTATGCATCTGGTTGGCAAGCCTGGAGAAGATCAGCAACTATGCGTTTGGGCTGATCAATGTGACTTTGTTCGCCATTATCTTCTTCCAGATTCAGCTCTACGCAAGCCTTTTGCTGCAAGTCTTTTTCTTCGTGGCCAACGTCTACGGCTGGTACGCCTGGTCACGGCAAACCAGTGATAATCAGGCGGAGCTGCAAATACGCTGGCTACCGCTGCCTAAAGCGCTGGGTTGGCTGTCGGCCTGTGTGGTCGCTATTGGCTTAATGACGGTGTTTATCAACCCGGTCTTTGCGTTTCTGACGCGGATTGCCGTTGCGCTCATGCAAACGCTGGGGTTGCAGGTGGCGATGCCGGAGCTGCAGCCCGATGCGTTCCCATTCTGGGACTCTTGCATGATGGTGTTGTCCATTGCGGCGATGATTCTGATGACGCGCAAATATGTTGAAAACTGGCTGCTGTGGGTGATTATCAACGTCATTAGCGTGGTTATTTTCGCGCTCCAGGGCGTATATGCGATGTCGCTCGAATATCTGCTTCTGACCTTTATCGCGCTCAACGGCAGCCGGATGTGGATTAACAGCGCGCGTGAGCGCGGTTCTCACGCGTTTTCTCGTTAG
- the galK gene encoding galactokinase yields the protein MSLKEKTQALFAEKFGYPASHVIQAPGRVNLIGEHTDYNDGFVLPCAIDYQTVISCSPRDDRTVRVIAADYDNQTDEFSLDSQITSHDTQQWSNYVRGVVKHLQQRNNNFGGADLVISGNVPQGAGLSSSASLEVAVGTVFQQLYHLPLDGAQIALNGQEAENQFVGCNCGIMDQLISALGKKDHALLIDCRSLGTKAVSMPKGVAVVIINSNFKRTLVGSEYNTRREQCETGARFFQQPALRDVTLDEFNSVAHELDPIVAKRVRHVLTENARTVEAATALEKGDLLRMGELMAESHASMRDDFEITVPQIDTLVDIVKATIGDKGGVRMTGGGFGGCIVALVPEDLVDTVQQAVAKEYEAKTGIKETFYVCKPSQGAGQC from the coding sequence ATGAGTCTGAAAGAGAAAACCCAAGCCCTGTTTGCTGAAAAGTTTGGCTATCCGGCCAGCCACGTTATCCAGGCCCCTGGCCGCGTTAACCTGATCGGCGAACATACCGACTATAACGATGGGTTCGTGTTGCCCTGCGCAATTGATTACCAGACGGTCATCAGCTGCTCGCCGCGTGACGATCGTACCGTGCGGGTGATTGCCGCCGACTACGACAATCAGACCGATGAGTTCTCTCTGGACTCGCAGATTACCAGCCACGATACCCAGCAGTGGTCGAACTATGTTCGCGGTGTGGTGAAGCATCTCCAGCAGCGGAATAACAACTTCGGCGGCGCGGACCTGGTCATCAGTGGCAACGTACCGCAGGGCGCAGGATTAAGCTCCTCGGCTTCACTGGAAGTCGCCGTCGGTACCGTGTTCCAGCAGCTTTATCACCTGCCCCTCGACGGCGCGCAGATTGCGCTGAACGGTCAGGAAGCGGAAAACCAGTTCGTTGGCTGCAACTGCGGCATCATGGACCAGCTCATCTCCGCACTCGGTAAAAAAGACCACGCGCTGCTGATCGACTGCCGCTCATTAGGGACCAAAGCGGTCTCGATGCCAAAAGGTGTCGCGGTGGTGATTATCAACAGTAACTTTAAACGTACCCTGGTCGGCAGCGAATACAACACGCGCCGCGAACAGTGCGAAACCGGCGCTCGCTTCTTCCAGCAACCCGCTCTGCGCGATGTCACTCTGGATGAGTTCAACTCTGTCGCCCACGAGCTTGACCCGATTGTCGCCAAACGTGTTCGCCACGTCCTGACCGAAAACGCTCGTACCGTGGAAGCCGCCACGGCGCTGGAAAAAGGCGATCTGCTGAGAATGGGCGAACTGATGGCGGAATCACACGCCTCGATGCGCGATGATTTTGAAATCACCGTACCGCAGATCGATACCCTGGTGGACATCGTCAAAGCAACCATCGGCGATAAAGGCGGTGTCCGCATGACCGGCGGCGGTTTCGGCGGCTGTATTGTCGCGCTGGTGCCGGAAGATCTGGTCGATACCGTGCAGCAGGCCGTTGCCAAAGAGTACGAAGCAAAAACCGGTATCAAAGAAACGTTCTACGTGTGCAAGCCGTCTCAGGGAGCAGGACAATGCTAA
- the galT gene encoding galactose-1-phosphate uridylyltransferase, with translation MSVFNPVDHPHRRYNPLTGQWILVSPHRAKRPWQGAQETPAKQTLPAHDPDCFLCPGNTRVTGDTNPNYTGTFVFTNDFAALMTDTPDAPESDDPLMRCQSARGTSRVICFSPDHSKTLPELSVEALEGVVKTWQEQTADLGKTYPWVQVFENKGAAMGCSNPHPHGQVWANSFLPNEAEREDRLQKAYFTEHGAPMLVDYVQRELADGSRTIVETEHWLAVVPYWAAWPFETLLLPKAHIQRLTDLTDDQRSDLALALKKLTSRYDNLFQCSFPYSMGWHGAPFNGEENNHWQLHAHFYPPLLRSATVRKFMVGYEMLAETQRDLTAEQAAERLRAVSDIHFRESGV, from the coding sequence ATGAGCGTATTTAACCCCGTCGACCATCCACATCGTCGTTATAACCCGTTAACCGGGCAGTGGATTCTGGTTTCTCCGCATCGCGCCAAGCGCCCCTGGCAGGGGGCGCAGGAAACGCCGGCAAAGCAAACGTTGCCCGCGCACGATCCGGATTGTTTCCTGTGCCCGGGTAATACCCGCGTCACCGGCGACACCAACCCGAACTACACCGGTACGTTTGTTTTTACCAATGACTTTGCGGCTTTGATGACCGATACCCCTGACGCCCCGGAAAGCGATGATCCGCTAATGCGCTGTCAGAGCGCCCGCGGCACCAGCCGGGTCATCTGCTTTTCGCCAGACCACAGCAAAACGCTGCCGGAACTGAGCGTTGAAGCGCTGGAAGGCGTGGTTAAAACGTGGCAGGAACAGACCGCGGACCTCGGAAAAACCTATCCGTGGGTCCAGGTCTTTGAGAACAAAGGAGCGGCGATGGGCTGCTCCAACCCGCATCCGCATGGTCAGGTATGGGCAAACAGCTTCCTGCCTAACGAAGCGGAGCGCGAAGACCGTCTGCAAAAAGCCTACTTCACCGAGCACGGCGCGCCGATGCTGGTGGATTACGTGCAGCGTGAATTAGCCGACGGTAGCCGTACTATCGTCGAGACCGAACACTGGCTCGCCGTGGTTCCCTACTGGGCAGCATGGCCTTTCGAGACGTTGCTGCTGCCCAAAGCTCACATCCAGCGTCTGACCGATTTAACCGACGACCAGCGCAGCGATCTTGCCCTGGCGTTGAAAAAGCTGACCAGCCGTTACGACAACCTGTTCCAGTGCTCATTCCCCTACTCAATGGGCTGGCACGGTGCGCCGTTTAACGGTGAAGAGAATAATCACTGGCAGCTGCATGCGCATTTTTATCCGCCGCTGCTGCGCTCCGCCACGGTGCGCAAATTTATGGTCGGCTATGAAATGCTGGCTGAAACCCAGCGTGATCTGACGGCCGAGCAGGCCGCCGAACGTCTGCGCGCTGTGAGCGACATCCATTTTCGCGAATCCGGAGTATAA
- the zitB gene encoding CDF family zinc transporter ZitB, with product MGHSHSHTPAQQPEDNNARRLLLAFCITAGFMLVEVVGGLLSGSLALLADAGHMLTDAAALLFAFLAVHFARRPPNTRHTFGWLRLTTLAAFLNAIALVVITILIVWEAIQRFHHPQPVAGKTMMIIAVAGLLANILAFWILHRGSEERNLNVRAAALHVLGDLLGSVGAIIAALVILTTGWTPIDPILSVLVSCLVLRSAWRLLQESINELLEGAPRSLDVDALKRDLRRSIPEVRDVHHVHAWLVGEKTVMTLHVQVVPPYDHDGLLERILDFLQHKYAIEHVTVQMEYQPCSGPECRLNMSHAGHGHHHHH from the coding sequence ATGGGGCACTCACACTCGCATACTCCTGCTCAACAACCTGAAGATAATAATGCTCGCCGCCTGCTGCTGGCGTTCTGCATAACCGCCGGATTTATGCTGGTTGAAGTCGTTGGCGGGCTGCTCTCAGGCTCGTTGGCACTGCTGGCCGATGCCGGGCATATGCTTACCGACGCAGCAGCGTTGCTATTCGCTTTTTTAGCCGTTCACTTTGCCCGCCGTCCGCCAAATACGCGCCACACTTTTGGTTGGCTGCGGCTGACCACGCTGGCGGCATTTCTCAACGCAATCGCCCTGGTGGTAATTACCATCCTGATCGTCTGGGAGGCCATCCAGCGCTTTCATCATCCTCAACCGGTTGCCGGTAAAACGATGATGATCATCGCCGTTGCCGGGTTGTTGGCCAATATCCTGGCCTTCTGGATCCTGCATCGTGGAAGCGAGGAACGTAACCTTAACGTACGCGCCGCCGCCCTACACGTGCTGGGAGATTTACTCGGTTCAGTCGGGGCGATAATTGCAGCACTCGTCATCCTTACCACCGGCTGGACGCCAATCGACCCGATTCTCTCCGTGCTGGTTTCGTGTTTGGTTTTGCGTAGTGCCTGGCGTTTGCTTCAGGAGAGTATCAATGAACTTCTGGAAGGTGCGCCGCGTTCGCTTGATGTCGATGCACTCAAACGCGACTTACGCCGCTCAATACCGGAAGTGCGCGACGTACATCATGTTCATGCCTGGCTAGTGGGTGAGAAAACGGTGATGACGCTGCATGTTCAGGTAGTGCCGCCGTACGATCACGACGGCCTGCTGGAGCGCATTCTAGATTTCTTACAGCACAAATATGCGATTGAACACGTTACGGTGCAGATGGAGTATCAGCCCTGTAGCGGCCCGGAATGCCGTCTGAACATGTCGCACGCCGGGCATGGGCATCATCACCATCACTAA
- a CDS encoding restriction endonuclease, translating to MAKPNLYRGKPLPLSQLTSDEFENFVYSILSIIGKHQQFRVENGGQKSGDEGYDCTARSTLDNSLICIQCKRYSSALGTDTIAEEVVKVALNGFLNNDTPSKHLTITSGTVAGSVRKMLRQKDFNDLKSKCLEKLSIRRYEKQCQSVLERGGVPEDIIKGFIDTAKIVVWSANDFECEMTIVWPEIVPLLDSFFAVEVFIHEYPRAKFDIHEYYARVKSKAEVGIELNMRKTTLPENVIDNLKCHQHDINSTFNYSNFINTLPEVLPGKGKFFIVCPGGGGKTYLQKHIQYKIIEDDASSYLPVYIELSVYEKNNLDRLINSALGISQGDWNSLPSEFLFLFDGLDEMQETDVPAFVYEMQSLSLTYPCIITVRDTGLRVPTVIDDINGVACIEPLSYRQIVKLAQQFLPKELLKSFYIDLHQIINNPAASFLRLPYGMVKTLDFYKNHKMLPVRFSQILEMAIENKITKNRSRMTTQNIDLNKLDNETIRAIIMVLVYYARVTLASHILSAKALSSSVFKVNDYLKEDGVFFSFNSMSHFLEFISKFEILKKINEGYVFTEHNILLDYLLSNKLKNDWHHITEKQFSIISRDTWFFVSESILPEEKILFCDFVLRNDMVIGAVICKNIGGQSLHIAEKMILEKEQSDIIIERSAAIIALGILSTPKAIARLRSNNNAIDYQHLGQRRSSLIVSGDIILLKEAVKEASSMMQFAKLSGGDYQLWYKAPVPLIMKIARDEVLEWQKDKNKFLCLALDTLRLYGDESDVENLQGVVYGTNSLKDLYSALHAIREINESVLISTVKVALNQQEHFIFYLKKILHELNEPVDFTDEIKSFMALVLREVPYQNLDMGLIEQVLATLKNWSGTISFENELFRAYKCGKQPAEFLGYDYLWSLASAFHFKSFEKEAIEIIRNNRLEFIMPALRFIDELPIQNIKNYISEINTFYLKHIVTGHTLAGVEMSLIILMDKCDNNISLEWLKIYLNDAIMRKNNNSEMSFNIKNTLALSGIMELVLKYTLELEREIVDKIILLDARTFPAVSDYQPKMLSLLSDDDVTILFHKVAKYGDGNVIVAFIEKILIAKKYLLDKSSIIPHIPLLFSHHMYYATLYDLLSLYWDDEVEKVFLDTFFKTPLDQINAQMFEKYISQYGQLLSVHRLEEYKFSAEGLPNPIAKRIFLLWCEIAEK from the coding sequence ATGGCTAAACCTAATTTATACCGAGGTAAACCACTTCCTCTGAGCCAACTCACCTCTGATGAGTTTGAAAATTTTGTTTATAGCATATTATCTATCATTGGAAAGCATCAGCAATTTAGGGTAGAAAACGGCGGGCAAAAATCCGGTGACGAGGGATACGATTGTACGGCGCGAAGTACGCTCGATAATTCACTAATATGTATTCAGTGTAAACGCTATTCTTCGGCTTTGGGCACTGATACTATCGCTGAAGAGGTCGTAAAAGTAGCTCTAAATGGGTTTTTAAACAATGATACTCCCTCAAAACATCTCACCATTACTTCTGGGACCGTCGCTGGTTCAGTCAGAAAAATGCTGCGACAAAAAGATTTTAATGATTTAAAAAGTAAGTGTTTAGAGAAACTTTCTATCAGGCGTTATGAAAAACAATGTCAGAGTGTTCTTGAAAGAGGTGGCGTTCCTGAGGATATTATTAAAGGATTTATTGATACTGCAAAAATAGTTGTGTGGTCAGCAAATGATTTTGAGTGTGAAATGACTATCGTATGGCCAGAAATTGTTCCACTTTTGGATAGTTTTTTTGCTGTGGAAGTTTTTATTCATGAGTATCCAAGAGCAAAGTTTGATATACATGAATACTATGCCAGAGTTAAGAGTAAGGCCGAGGTTGGGATTGAACTTAATATGCGGAAGACGACTCTTCCAGAGAATGTCATCGATAATTTAAAATGCCATCAACATGACATAAATAGTACATTTAATTATTCTAATTTTATTAATACATTACCTGAGGTATTACCGGGGAAAGGTAAGTTTTTTATTGTTTGCCCCGGGGGAGGAGGTAAAACATATTTACAAAAACATATTCAATACAAAATAATTGAAGATGATGCATCATCGTATTTACCTGTTTATATTGAATTGAGCGTATACGAAAAAAATAATCTTGATAGACTGATAAATTCTGCACTAGGTATATCGCAAGGTGACTGGAATTCTTTACCTTCTGAATTTTTATTTCTGTTTGATGGTCTGGATGAAATGCAGGAAACAGATGTACCTGCTTTCGTTTATGAAATGCAATCTTTATCATTAACCTACCCATGTATTATTACGGTTAGAGATACTGGATTACGAGTCCCGACGGTTATTGACGATATTAACGGTGTTGCTTGTATTGAACCTCTATCCTATCGACAGATAGTTAAATTGGCGCAGCAATTTCTTCCAAAAGAATTACTAAAATCATTCTATATTGATCTTCACCAAATAATTAATAATCCAGCGGCATCATTTTTGCGATTGCCATATGGTATGGTGAAAACATTGGATTTCTATAAAAATCATAAAATGCTGCCTGTTAGATTCTCTCAGATTTTGGAAATGGCTATTGAAAATAAAATCACGAAAAACAGATCTAGAATGACAACACAAAATATTGATTTGAACAAGTTGGATAATGAAACTATCAGAGCAATAATAATGGTGCTTGTATATTATGCTCGTGTGACTTTAGCCTCTCATATCTTATCTGCAAAGGCTCTGTCTTCATCTGTCTTTAAAGTTAATGACTATCTAAAAGAAGATGGTGTTTTCTTTAGCTTTAATTCAATGTCTCATTTTTTGGAATTTATAAGTAAGTTTGAAATACTAAAAAAAATAAATGAAGGCTATGTTTTTACAGAGCATAATATATTGCTCGATTATTTGCTTTCCAATAAATTAAAAAATGATTGGCATCATATCACGGAGAAGCAATTTAGTATTATTAGCCGTGACACTTGGTTTTTTGTTAGTGAAAGTATTTTGCCAGAGGAAAAAATATTATTTTGTGATTTTGTCTTAAGAAACGATATGGTGATCGGGGCGGTAATATGTAAAAATATTGGCGGGCAATCACTTCATATTGCTGAAAAAATGATCCTTGAAAAAGAACAAAGTGATATTATTATTGAGCGTAGCGCTGCAATTATTGCTTTAGGGATACTTTCAACACCAAAGGCTATTGCGCGTTTACGCTCAAATAACAACGCAATTGATTATCAGCACCTCGGACAGCGCCGTTCTTCATTGATAGTTTCTGGAGATATTATTCTCCTCAAAGAGGCTGTGAAAGAAGCATCATCAATGATGCAATTTGCCAAATTATCAGGTGGTGACTATCAATTATGGTACAAAGCACCAGTGCCCTTAATTATGAAGATTGCAAGAGATGAGGTACTCGAATGGCAAAAAGATAAGAATAAGTTTCTATGCTTGGCATTAGATACTCTCAGACTGTACGGAGATGAGAGTGATGTCGAAAATTTGCAGGGAGTTGTTTATGGTACCAATTCTTTAAAAGATCTCTATTCTGCACTCCATGCTATTCGTGAAATTAATGAATCAGTGCTAATCTCGACAGTAAAAGTCGCACTTAATCAACAAGAGCATTTTATATTTTATCTGAAAAAAATATTGCATGAACTAAATGAGCCTGTTGATTTTACCGATGAAATAAAATCATTTATGGCTTTGGTATTACGCGAAGTCCCATATCAAAATTTAGATATGGGACTGATTGAACAAGTTCTTGCAACACTGAAAAACTGGTCGGGGACAATTTCCTTTGAGAACGAACTATTTAGGGCTTATAAATGTGGAAAACAACCAGCGGAATTCTTAGGCTATGATTACTTATGGTCCTTAGCGAGTGCATTTCATTTCAAATCATTTGAAAAAGAAGCGATTGAAATTATTCGAAATAATCGACTTGAATTTATAATGCCTGCACTCCGCTTCATTGATGAATTACCAATACAGAATATTAAAAATTATATATCTGAAATTAATACATTCTATCTCAAGCATATAGTCACCGGCCATACCTTAGCTGGTGTTGAAATGAGCTTGATCATTCTTATGGATAAGTGTGATAACAATATTTCCCTTGAATGGCTAAAGATATATCTAAACGATGCTATAATGAGAAAAAATAATAATAGCGAAATGAGTTTTAATATTAAAAATACACTTGCACTTTCTGGTATTATGGAGTTAGTACTTAAATATACTCTAGAATTGGAGCGAGAAATTGTTGATAAGATAATTTTACTAGATGCAAGAACTTTTCCTGCAGTAAGTGACTATCAACCTAAAATGCTTTCCCTTCTGTCAGATGATGATGTGACTATTTTATTTCATAAAGTAGCGAAATACGGTGATGGAAATGTTATTGTCGCTTTCATTGAGAAAATATTAATAGCAAAAAAATACCTACTGGATAAGTCTTCAATTATTCCACATATTCCTTTGTTGTTCAGTCATCATATGTATTATGCAACTTTGTACGACTTGCTGTCATTATATTGGGATGACGAAGTGGAGAAAGTGTTTTTAGACACCTTCTTTAAGACTCCGTTGGATCAGATTAATGCGCAAATGTTTGAAAAATATATATCACAATATGGACAGTTGTTGAGTGTTCACCGGCTTGAGGAGTATAAATTCTCTGCCGAAGGGTTGCCTAACCCAATTGCTAAACGGATTTTTTTGCTGTGGTGCGAGATTGCTGAAAAATGA